One window of Novosphingobium sp. P6W genomic DNA carries:
- the trbJ gene encoding P-type conjugative transfer protein TrbJ: MRIPTAKRLSASVFSLGAGGALALGIAAPICPANAQLTVFDPSNYAQNILTAARTLQQVNQQIQQLQNEAQMLVNQGKNLSRIDFPQLDAIKSKLAAIDALMGRATNIDFKVDQLDQKFAKLYPQDFSSSLTTDARVRDARTRLETSMAAFRQTMTVQAGVAENIHDDAEVLGQIVEKSQGAQGALQAQQATNQLLALAAKQQLQTQQLLAAQFRSDATEQARKATQASEARAATKKFLGSGSAYTPQ; the protein is encoded by the coding sequence ATGCGTATCCCTACCGCGAAGCGCCTGAGCGCCTCCGTCTTCAGCCTGGGCGCCGGCGGCGCGCTGGCGCTGGGCATCGCCGCACCGATCTGCCCGGCCAATGCCCAGCTCACAGTCTTCGATCCCAGCAACTACGCCCAGAATATCCTCACCGCCGCGCGCACGCTGCAACAGGTGAACCAACAAATCCAGCAGCTGCAGAACGAAGCGCAGATGCTCGTAAACCAGGGCAAGAACCTGTCGCGCATCGACTTCCCGCAGCTCGACGCGATCAAGAGCAAGCTGGCCGCGATCGACGCGCTGATGGGACGCGCGACGAACATCGACTTCAAGGTCGACCAACTCGACCAGAAGTTCGCCAAGCTCTACCCGCAGGATTTCAGCTCGTCGCTCACGACGGACGCGCGGGTGCGCGATGCACGCACCCGCCTCGAGACCAGCATGGCAGCGTTCCGCCAAACCATGACCGTGCAGGCCGGCGTCGCCGAGAACATCCATGACGATGCGGAAGTGCTCGGCCAGATCGTCGAGAAGAGCCAGGGCGCACAAGGCGCTCTGCAGGCGCAGCAAGCGACTAACCAACTGCTGGCCCTGGCGGCGAAGCAACAGCTCCAAACCCAGCAACTGCTGGCGGCGCAGTTCCGCAGCGACGCCACCGAGCAGGCGCGCAAAGCCACGCAGGCGTCCGAAGCGCGCGCGGCCACCAAGAAATTCCTCGGCTCCGGATCGGCCTACACGCCCCAGTAG
- the trbE gene encoding conjugal transfer protein TrbE, with product MLNLREYRPRFDRLADHLPWAALVAPGVVLNKDASFLRVLRFRGPDLESATEAELVSACARANNALKRLGSGWALFFDAERRESHSYPVSEFPDAASWLVDRERRAAFEAEGVHYESRYHLTLTWLPPADAADSAGRSLVERPDADQGTLKGRDWRGALARFIAETDRVMDLLAGFMAEVHALDDDALLGFLHATVSDRSHPVIAPETPMYLDGLLTDTPLVGGLEPRLGSLHVRTLTVLGFPSLSRPGILDALNHQDFGYRWVTRFIALDKAQATKTLTGLRRQWFNKRKSITALLREVLYNQPAQLLDSDADNKVVDADQALQELGGDHVAFGYLTMTITVTDHRREAVEEKVRSVERIVNGLGFTCMREGVNAVEAWLSSLPGHVYANVRQPLVHTLNLAHLMPLSSVWAGPAQNAHLGGPPLLVAKTAGATPFRVSTHVGDVGHMMVVGPTGAGKSVLLGLIALQFRRYPGAQVYIFDKGNSARAAVLAMGGAHHALGSSDIDGGELAFQPLVGIDDMAERGWASEWIAALLTHEGVVVDPQVKDAVWSALGSLASAPRAERTLTGLALLLQSNALRVALQPYTLEGPYGRLLDAAEQQLALADVQCFETEALMGRTGAVAPVLSYLFHRLEERFDGRPTLLVLDEAWIFLDHPLFAARIREWLKVLRKKNVAVLFATQSLADIAGSAVAPAIIASCPQRILLPNDRAIEPQGHAIYSSFGLNDRQIELIARATPKRHYYLQSARGNRLFELGLGPVALALCGSSNPAAQARIDAVLAEHGPSRFAEAFLRTSGLDWAADIVANHSVAPSLEGEH from the coding sequence ATGCTGAACCTGCGCGAATATCGCCCGCGCTTTGACCGGCTGGCTGACCACCTGCCCTGGGCGGCGCTGGTGGCGCCCGGCGTCGTGCTGAACAAGGACGCGAGCTTCCTGCGCGTCCTGCGCTTTCGCGGCCCCGACCTCGAATCGGCGACCGAAGCGGAGCTGGTCTCCGCCTGCGCGCGGGCGAACAATGCGCTCAAACGCCTGGGCAGCGGATGGGCGCTGTTCTTCGATGCCGAGCGGCGCGAAAGCCATTCCTACCCCGTCAGCGAATTTCCCGACGCGGCGAGCTGGCTGGTCGACCGTGAACGGCGCGCCGCCTTCGAGGCCGAGGGCGTCCACTACGAGAGCCGCTATCACCTGACGTTGACATGGCTGCCGCCAGCCGACGCGGCTGACAGCGCCGGGCGCTCGCTGGTCGAGCGGCCCGATGCCGACCAAGGCACGCTCAAGGGCCGCGACTGGCGCGGGGCACTGGCCCGCTTCATCGCCGAGACCGACCGTGTCATGGACCTGCTCGCAGGGTTCATGGCCGAGGTCCACGCGCTCGACGACGACGCGCTGCTGGGCTTCCTCCACGCGACCGTCTCCGACCGCAGCCATCCAGTCATCGCCCCCGAAACGCCGATGTATCTCGATGGTCTCCTTACCGACACCCCGCTTGTCGGCGGCCTAGAGCCGCGCCTCGGCTCCCTGCATGTTCGCACGCTCACGGTCCTGGGATTTCCGAGCCTCAGCCGGCCAGGTATTCTCGACGCGCTCAACCATCAGGACTTCGGCTACCGGTGGGTCACGCGCTTCATCGCGCTCGACAAGGCGCAAGCGACCAAGACGCTGACCGGCCTGCGCCGACAATGGTTCAACAAGCGAAAGTCGATCACAGCGCTGCTGCGCGAGGTGCTGTACAACCAGCCGGCCCAGCTGCTCGACAGCGATGCGGACAACAAGGTGGTCGACGCCGACCAAGCACTGCAGGAGCTCGGCGGTGACCATGTCGCGTTCGGCTACCTGACCATGACGATCACCGTCACCGATCACCGCCGCGAAGCGGTCGAGGAGAAGGTCCGCAGCGTCGAGCGCATCGTCAACGGCCTCGGCTTCACTTGCATGCGCGAGGGCGTCAATGCAGTCGAGGCGTGGCTGTCCTCTCTGCCGGGCCATGTCTATGCCAACGTCCGCCAGCCCCTCGTCCATACGCTCAACCTTGCGCACCTGATGCCGCTGTCGTCAGTCTGGGCCGGCCCGGCGCAGAACGCGCATCTGGGTGGCCCGCCGCTGCTCGTCGCCAAGACCGCGGGCGCGACGCCCTTTCGCGTCTCGACGCATGTCGGCGACGTCGGCCACATGATGGTCGTGGGTCCTACCGGCGCCGGCAAGTCGGTCCTGCTCGGGCTCATCGCGCTCCAGTTTCGGCGCTATCCTGGGGCGCAGGTCTATATCTTCGACAAGGGCAACTCCGCCCGGGCCGCCGTGCTGGCGATGGGCGGCGCGCATCACGCGCTCGGCTCCTCGGACATCGACGGCGGCGAGCTCGCCTTCCAGCCTTTGGTGGGAATCGACGACATGGCCGAGCGCGGCTGGGCGTCGGAATGGATCGCAGCGCTGCTCACGCACGAGGGGGTGGTGGTCGATCCGCAGGTGAAGGACGCGGTGTGGAGCGCGCTCGGCAGCCTCGCCTCGGCCCCGCGCGCGGAACGCACCCTGACCGGCCTTGCGCTCCTGCTTCAGTCCAATGCCCTGCGCGTAGCTCTCCAGCCCTATACACTGGAGGGCCCGTATGGCCGGCTGCTGGATGCCGCCGAGCAGCAGCTGGCGCTCGCCGACGTCCAGTGCTTCGAGACCGAGGCGCTGATGGGCCGGACGGGCGCGGTCGCGCCGGTCCTGTCATATCTGTTCCACCGGCTCGAGGAGCGGTTCGACGGGCGGCCGACATTGCTCGTCCTCGACGAGGCCTGGATCTTCCTCGACCACCCCCTGTTCGCGGCACGGATTCGCGAGTGGCTCAAGGTTCTGCGCAAGAAGAACGTCGCGGTGCTCTTCGCGACGCAGAGCCTTGCAGACATAGCCGGCTCCGCCGTCGCACCTGCCATCATCGCGAGCTGCCCGCAGCGCATCCTGCTACCCAACGATCGCGCCATCGAGCCGCAGGGCCACGCGATCTACAGCAGCTTCGGCCTCAACGACCGGCAGATCGAGCTGATCGCGCGCGCCACCCCCAAGCGGCACTACTACCTTCAATCCGCACGCGGGAACCGCCTGTTCGAGCTCGGGCTCGGCCCGGTGGCGCTGGCGCTGTGCGGTTCGTCGAACCCTGCGGCCCAGGCGCGCATCGATGCCGTCCTCGCCGAACATGGCCCTTCGCGCTTCGCCGAGGCCTTCCTGCGCACGAGCGGCCTCGATTGGGCCGCCGACATCGTCGCCAACCACTCTGTTGCCCCCAGCCTTGAAGGAGAACACTGA
- a CDS encoding VirB3 family type IV secretion system protein, whose translation MSGPGANGGEHTEGFEVPIHGSLGSPLLLGGAPRGIAIVNGTLAAAVGLGLQQWLAGLGLWALGHSVAVMAARRDPSFGPVLIRHLRQKGFLAC comes from the coding sequence GTGAGCGGTCCAGGCGCCAACGGCGGCGAGCACACCGAGGGTTTCGAAGTGCCGATCCACGGCTCGCTCGGATCCCCGCTGCTACTGGGCGGTGCGCCGCGCGGGATCGCCATCGTCAATGGCACGCTCGCGGCGGCGGTCGGCCTCGGGCTCCAGCAATGGCTGGCCGGCCTTGGCCTTTGGGCGCTCGGGCACAGCGTCGCGGTCATGGCCGCGCGCCGCGACCCGAGCTTCGGTCCGGTCCTCATCCGCCACTTGCGCCAGAAGGGGTTTCTCGCATGCTGA
- a CDS encoding TrbC/VirB2 family protein has product MTLSHSRSRTHRHLLRAAGLGFALVLSTQAHASGSGMPWEEPLQKVLESVQGPVAKIVAVIIIIVTGLTLAFGETAGGFRRLIQIVFGLSIAFAASSFFLSFFSFGGGALVS; this is encoded by the coding sequence ATGACGCTTTCCCACTCTCGCTCCCGCACCCACCGGCACCTGCTGCGCGCCGCGGGCCTGGGCTTCGCGCTCGTCCTGTCAACCCAGGCCCATGCGTCGGGCTCGGGCATGCCTTGGGAAGAGCCGCTGCAAAAAGTGCTCGAATCCGTCCAGGGCCCGGTCGCCAAGATTGTCGCGGTGATCATCATCATCGTCACCGGGCTTACCCTCGCGTTCGGCGAGACCGCGGGCGGGTTTCGCCGGCTGATCCAAATCGTCTTCGGGCTCTCGATCGCGTTTGCCGCATCGAGCTTCTTTCTTTCCTTCTTCAGCTTCGGCGGTGGGGCGCTGGTCTCGTGA